A stretch of Flexivirga aerilata DNA encodes these proteins:
- a CDS encoding Fic family protein gives MTSASTGPLAALAGLPGVTSAVDRAREACTQLRWHNALRRRIPEASAESRVRGARASALLEGAEFPIDLVRDVMRGAAEVPGGDARGRALQGAIQATAQTEHLLAVVRTAPAQALARLHTAAAAGLVPDDALGRPRMAGERVAELTELGPAPDAAEAAARMRGVVDLIASSAGAPGVLVAAIAHAEIASARPFVHGNALVARALERLLLQSTGVDPTGTVVIEAGRARESAAGYQGALAAYSSGGSEGVRLWLEHSAEAVVAGAAEAARICDAVLAGRLTPGP, from the coding sequence ATGACCTCCGCTTCGACCGGCCCGTTGGCCGCGCTCGCCGGCCTGCCCGGTGTCACGAGCGCCGTGGATCGTGCACGCGAGGCGTGCACCCAGTTGCGCTGGCACAACGCCCTGCGCCGGCGCATTCCCGAGGCGTCCGCCGAGTCGCGGGTGCGTGGGGCGCGGGCGAGCGCGTTGCTGGAGGGCGCGGAGTTCCCGATCGACCTGGTCCGGGACGTGATGCGCGGCGCCGCCGAGGTGCCGGGCGGCGACGCCCGCGGCCGCGCCCTGCAGGGGGCGATCCAGGCGACCGCGCAGACCGAGCACCTGCTGGCGGTGGTGCGCACCGCGCCGGCGCAGGCGCTCGCCCGGCTGCACACCGCTGCGGCCGCGGGGCTGGTGCCCGACGATGCCCTCGGCCGGCCGCGTATGGCGGGGGAGCGCGTTGCCGAGCTCACCGAGCTCGGACCGGCGCCCGACGCCGCGGAGGCCGCCGCCCGGATGCGCGGCGTGGTCGACCTGATCGCGTCGTCGGCCGGCGCGCCCGGGGTCCTGGTCGCCGCGATCGCACACGCCGAGATCGCGAGCGCGCGGCCGTTCGTGCACGGAAATGCTTTGGTGGCAAGGGCTTTGGAGCGTCTGCTGCTCCAATCGACCGGCGTCGACCCCACCGGCACGGTGGTGATCGAGGCAGGTCGCGCACGGGAGTCCGCGGCCGGTTACCAGGGGGCGCTCGCGGCATACAGCTCGGGCGGGAGCGAGGGGGTGCGGCTCTGGCTCGAGCACAGCGCCGAGGCGGTCGTCGCCGGCGCGGCCGAGGCGGCCCGGATCTGCGACGCGGTGCTCGCCGGGCGGTTGACTCCCGGGCCGTGA